From Streptomyces sp. TLI_053, a single genomic window includes:
- a CDS encoding helix-turn-helix transcriptional regulator, with amino-acid sequence MTTPTVDTTEELAAFLRSRRERLDPVRLGLPAHRRARRTPGLRREEVAELAGVSTDYVVRLEQGRGLRPSAEVLAALAGALRLDASERDYLFDLAGRRRPGTTGGPSAAGPAPSLARLVEELSPLPAMLMDHRYDLLAWNPEMARLLPDFDAVPATRRNAMWLCLLHPPMRGFYADRESVLRDGVAHLRAAWAAHPQDRALAGLIAEFTAQDADFARLWAEREVSVNGRGRKLLRHPALGVIAVDFEVLLPLEDPGLRLLVYRAADQESRAALNRLCAR; translated from the coding sequence ATGACGACACCGACCGTGGACACCACCGAGGAGCTGGCCGCCTTCCTGCGCAGCAGGCGCGAGCGGCTGGACCCGGTCCGGCTGGGCCTGCCCGCGCACCGGCGGGCCCGGCGCACACCCGGACTGCGCCGCGAAGAGGTCGCCGAGCTGGCCGGGGTCAGCACCGACTACGTGGTCCGGCTGGAGCAGGGCCGGGGGCTGCGGCCCTCTGCGGAGGTGCTGGCGGCGCTGGCCGGGGCACTGCGGCTGGACGCGAGCGAACGCGACTATCTGTTCGACCTGGCCGGCCGCCGCCGCCCCGGCACCACCGGTGGGCCGTCCGCCGCCGGCCCGGCGCCGTCGCTGGCGCGCCTGGTCGAGGAGCTCTCCCCGCTGCCGGCCATGCTGATGGACCACCGCTACGACCTGCTGGCCTGGAACCCCGAAATGGCCCGGCTGCTACCGGACTTCGACGCCGTGCCGGCGACCCGGCGCAACGCCATGTGGCTCTGCCTGCTGCACCCGCCGATGCGCGGCTTCTACGCCGACCGCGAGTCCGTGCTGCGGGACGGTGTCGCCCACCTGCGCGCGGCCTGGGCCGCCCACCCGCAGGACCGGGCACTGGCCGGCCTGATAGCCGAATTCACCGCGCAGGACGCGGACTTCGCGCGCCTGTGGGCCGAGCGGGAGGTCAGTGTGAACGGCCGCGGCCGCAAGCTGCTGCGGCACCCGGCGCTCGGGGTGATCGCCGTCGACTTCGAGGTCCTGCTCCCGCTGGAGGACCCGGGGCTGCGGCTGCTGGTCTACCGCGC